The Lactuca sativa cultivar Salinas chromosome 2, Lsat_Salinas_v11, whole genome shotgun sequence genome includes a window with the following:
- the LOC111898673 gene encoding uncharacterized protein LOC111898673 — MSQSVNSSSQSHVIDISNPFYLGSSDNPSNALVSNPPNNSPLFANWSRVNSMVISWILNSLHRNIADSLIFLPTAYDIWKELNHRYEQADGAQIYQIQQQLYSLSQGSDDFSTYFTKLSKIWDELRLVQNIPSCTCAAATGIAKYLDEQRLIQLLMGLNDTYKVLRGQILMMKPLPNISTVYSMIVQEERQREITIPTNINHDTIAMNVSHNSSSNFSKKSLVCTHCKKTGHSKSQCYRLIGFPSNFKFTKTKKDEPKSVVQIATSDASSAISQE, encoded by the exons ATGTCTCAATCTGTTAATTCCTCATCTCAATCTCATGTTATTGATATTTCAAATCCATTCTACCTTGGTTCTTCCGATAATCCAAGTAATGCTCTTGTTTCTAAT CCTCCTAATAATTCTCCATTATTTGCAAATTGGtcgagagtaaactccatggttATCAGTTGGATACTCAATTCATTACATCGTAATATTGCTGATAGTCTTATTTTTCTCCCAACTGCTTATGACATCTGGAAAGAACTTAATCACCGATATGAACAAGCAGATGGTGCTCAGATCTATCAAATTCAACAACAACTTTACTCTCTGTCTCAAGGATCCGACGATTTTTCAACTTACTTCACCAAATTGAGTAAAATCTGGGATGAACTTCGTCTTGTTCAAAACATTCCTTCATGTACATGCGCTGCTGCTACAGGTATTGCTAAATACCTTGATGAACAACGATTGATTCAATTACTAATGGGATTGAATGATACTTATAAAGTTCTTCGTGGTCAAATCCTAATGATGAAACCTCTGCCGAATATCTCAACTGTTTATTCTATGATTGTTCAAGAAGAAAGACAGAGAGAAATCACTATTCCTACTAACATCAATCATGACACAATTGCAATGAACGTTTCACACAATTCTTCTTCTAATTTCTCCAAGAAATCGTTAGTTTGCACTCATTGTAAGAAGACAGGGCATTCCAAATCTCAATGTTATCGACTAATTGGTTTTCCATCCAATTTTAAGTTTACGAAGACAAAGAAAGATGAGCCAAAGTCTGTTGTTCAAATCGCTACTTCTGATGCTTCTTCTGCAATTTCTCAAGAATAG
- the LOC111898616 gene encoding 2-oxoisovalerate dehydrogenase subunit beta 1, mitochondrial: MATNLRRFKRLGSVFINNSSPLRRLSSSSAVLGSVDGQVQQPGTGTGKSINLYTAINQALQIALDSDPRSYIFGEDVGFGGVFRCTTGLADQFGKHRVFNTPLCEQGIVGFGIGLAAMGNRAIAEIQFADYIFPAFDQIVNEAAKFRYRSGNEFNCGGLTIRTPYGAVGHGGHYHSQSPEAFFCHVPGLKVVIPRSPKEAKGLLLSSIREPNPVVFFEPKWLYRLAVEEVPEGDYMLPLSEAEVIREGSDITLVGWGAQLAIMEQACVDAEKEGISCELIDLKTLIPWDKETVEASVRKTGRLLISHEAPVTGGFGAEISASIVERCFLRLEAPVARVCGLDTPFPLVFEPFYMPNKNKILDAIKDTVNY; the protein is encoded by the exons atggctACAAATCTCCGGAGATTTAAGCGATTAGGTTCCGTATTCATCAACAATTCTTCTCCTCTCAGACGATTATCTTCGTCTTCCGCCGTTTTGGGTTCTGTTGATGGTCAGGTGCAACAACCAGGAACTGGAACGGGGAAATCTATAAACCTTTACACTGCAATCAATCAAGCACTTCAAATAGCTTTAGATTCTGATCCTCG TTCTTATATATTTGGGGAAGATGTGGGTTTTGGTGGCGTCTTCCGTTGCACAACTGGATTGGCTGATCAATTTGgcaaacatagggttttcaacacccCTCTATGCGAACAG GGGATTGTTGGATTTGGAATAGGTCTAGCAGCAATG GGGAATCGAGCTATAGCAGAAATCCAATTCGCAGATTACATTTTTCCTGCTTTTGATCAG ATTGTCAATGAAGCTGCTAAATTCAGATATCGAAGTGGTAACGAATTTAATTGCGGAG GTTTAACAATAAGAACACCATATGGAGCTGTGGGACATGGAGGCCATTATCACTCACAATCTCCCGAAGCTTTCTTTTGCCATGTTCCTGGTCTTAAG GTTGTTATACCTCGAAGCCCAAAGGAAGCAAAAGGATTGTTGTTATCAAGTATACGTGAACCAAATCCTGTTGTGTTTTTTGAACCGAAG TGGCTATACCGATTAGCTGTAGAAGAGGTTCCGGAAGGGGATTACATGTTACCTTTATCAGAAGCTGag gTTATTCGAGAAGGTAGTGACATAACCCTAGTTGGTTGGGGCGCTCAGCTTGCCATCATGGAACAAGCTTGTGTTGATGCTGAAAAg GAAGGAATCTCTTGTGAACTTATAGATTTAAAAACATTAATTCCATGGGACAAAGAAACAGTGGAAGCTTCAGTGAGGAAAACAGGAAGATTATTG atTAGTCATGAAGCTCCAGTTACAGGTGGATTTGGTGCTGAAATCTCTGCATCAATTGTTGAACGTTGTTTCTTGAGA TTGGAAGCACCTGTTGCTAGAGTGTGTGGTTTGGACACTCCATTTCCTCTTGTTTTTGAGCCATTCTATATGCCTAACAAGAACAAG ATACTTGATGCGATCAAAGACACGGTTAATTACTAA